One segment of Streptomyces sp. NBC_01463 DNA contains the following:
- the fahA gene encoding fumarylacetoacetase, whose product MPEQSSPLELAEGDPFGPHNLPYGVFSTPDRPGERRVGVRIGNHVLDAGAAAHALGSPYAQLLAQTDLMPLLAAGRTAWRDVRRALTAWVTVPAHRADIEPLLHPVESVTLHLPYRVADYVDFYASENHATNVGRIFRPDGDALTPNWKHLPIGYHGRAGTVVVSGTDVVRPAGQRKAPADPAPVFGPSVKLDIEAEVGFVVGVGSEQGRPVPLADFREHVFGLSLLNDWSARDIQAWEYVPLGPFLGKSFATSVSAWVTPLEALDAARTAPPARDFPLLPYLDDADEEEPGGFDLRLSVAINGQVVAEPPFSTMYWTAAQQLAQMTVNGASLRSGDLYGSGTISGAEPAQRGSLLELTWNGRDPLELPEGKRTFLEDGDTVTLTAWAPGPDGTRVGLGEVTGRIVSAP is encoded by the coding sequence ATGCCCGAGCAGAGCAGCCCGCTCGAACTGGCCGAGGGCGATCCCTTCGGTCCGCACAACCTTCCGTACGGTGTCTTCTCCACCCCCGACCGCCCCGGCGAGCGGCGGGTCGGTGTCCGCATCGGCAACCACGTGCTGGACGCCGGGGCGGCCGCGCACGCGCTGGGCTCGCCCTACGCGCAACTGCTGGCCCAGACCGACCTGATGCCGCTGCTGGCCGCCGGCCGCACCGCCTGGAGAGATGTACGCCGCGCGCTGACCGCGTGGGTGACGGTCCCCGCCCACCGCGCCGACATCGAGCCGCTGCTGCACCCCGTCGAGTCGGTGACGCTCCACCTGCCCTACCGGGTCGCGGACTACGTGGACTTCTACGCCAGCGAGAACCACGCCACCAACGTCGGCCGCATCTTCCGCCCCGACGGCGACGCTCTCACCCCCAACTGGAAGCACCTGCCGATCGGTTACCACGGCCGGGCGGGCACGGTCGTGGTCTCGGGCACGGACGTGGTGCGTCCGGCGGGGCAGCGCAAGGCCCCCGCCGACCCGGCGCCGGTCTTCGGCCCGTCCGTGAAGCTGGACATCGAGGCCGAGGTCGGTTTCGTCGTCGGTGTCGGCTCGGAGCAGGGCCGGCCCGTCCCGCTGGCCGACTTCCGGGAGCACGTCTTCGGCCTGTCGCTGCTCAACGACTGGTCGGCGCGCGACATCCAGGCCTGGGAGTACGTCCCGCTGGGCCCGTTCCTCGGCAAGTCCTTCGCCACCTCCGTCTCGGCGTGGGTGACACCGCTGGAGGCCCTGGACGCCGCCCGGACCGCCCCGCCCGCCCGTGACTTCCCGCTGCTGCCCTACCTCGACGACGCGGACGAGGAGGAGCCCGGCGGCTTCGACCTCCGGCTCTCCGTCGCGATCAACGGGCAGGTCGTCGCGGAGCCGCCGTTCTCCACGATGTACTGGACGGCCGCCCAGCAGCTGGCGCAGATGACGGTGAACGGCGCCTCGCTGCGCAGCGGCGACCTGTACGGCTCCGGCACCATCAGCGGCGCCGAACCGGCCCAGCGCGGCTCCCTGCTCGAACTCACCTGGAACGGGCGCGATCCGCTCGAACTCCCGGAGGGCAAGCGGACGTTCCTGGAGGACGGGGACACGGTGACGCTGACGGCCTGGGCCCCGGGACCGGACGGCACCCGGGTCGGTCTCGGCGAGGTGACCGGCCGGATCGTGTCCGCGCCATGA